In the Chroococcidiopsis sp. SAG 2025 genome, one interval contains:
- a CDS encoding DUF2079 domain-containing protein has product MLLKWQKQPGTHLFLGGAITFLLVGLILVLHRYYSFYATFDQGIFNQVFWNGIHGRFFQSSLSSSLSTNVVHAGEIPEVYYHRLGQHFTPALLVWLPLYALFPSPATLSVLQVFLVTAAGIVLYFLARLYLEPLLAAMVSVSFYGAIAVVGPTLTNFHDISQIPLLTFGILLAMEKRKWWVFWLLAVLLLAVREDSGIGLFGVGAYMVLSRRFPRAGLATCILSFGYMLALTNLIMPLFSEDISKRFMMERFGQYATGEDASTVEIIWGIVSNPWRLLVELITPFPGTFLYLLGQWLPLAFVPALSGTAWAIAGFPLLKLFLGQGESVLAITIRYAMSVVPGLFYGAILWWSVHPKVFKPKFQRFWIGCICLSLVITIAYNPNRTLYFLIPDSIQPWVHISLPRQWQHVSQMRSLLAQIPPQASVSATTHIVPHLSSRREILRLPGLQLRNDAREVIQVEYAIADLWQLQQYQVAFTGDRQQLQDNVKLIDRLFNTGEYGIVGFQDGVILLHKGVTSLPEATSAWLAFRQNLSN; this is encoded by the coding sequence ATGTTATTGAAATGGCAAAAGCAGCCTGGAACTCATTTATTCCTCGGTGGTGCGATCACTTTTTTGCTCGTGGGATTAATTCTGGTCTTGCATCGGTACTATAGCTTCTATGCGACTTTCGACCAAGGCATATTCAATCAAGTTTTCTGGAATGGGATTCACGGTAGATTCTTCCAGAGTTCTCTTTCTTCCAGCCTATCCACGAACGTCGTCCATGCCGGAGAAATCCCAGAGGTTTACTACCATCGTCTAGGACAGCATTTTACCCCTGCCTTACTCGTTTGGCTACCGCTATATGCCCTTTTCCCCTCTCCGGCAACTTTGAGCGTGTTACAGGTCTTTCTAGTAACCGCTGCTGGGATTGTTTTATATTTTTTGGCTCGCTTGTATCTCGAACCACTCTTAGCAGCGATGGTTAGCGTGAGTTTTTATGGCGCGATCGCTGTTGTTGGTCCAACTTTAACTAACTTCCACGATATCAGCCAGATACCTTTACTTACGTTTGGTATTTTGCTGGCAATGGAAAAACGCAAGTGGTGGGTGTTTTGGTTGTTGGCAGTGTTGCTTTTAGCTGTGAGGGAAGATAGCGGCATCGGGTTATTTGGGGTAGGGGCTTATATGGTTTTAAGTCGGCGCTTTCCCCGTGCTGGTTTAGCGACATGCATTCTCAGTTTTGGCTACATGCTGGCTTTGACAAATCTGATCATGCCGCTTTTTTCAGAGGATATTTCCAAGCGTTTCATGATGGAGCGATTCGGACAGTATGCAACTGGGGAAGATGCTTCTACCGTTGAGATTATTTGGGGAATTGTCAGTAATCCTTGGCGATTGCTCGTAGAATTAATAACTCCTTTTCCTGGGACATTTTTGTATTTGCTAGGGCAATGGTTGCCTTTGGCTTTCGTTCCCGCGCTTTCTGGCACGGCTTGGGCGATCGCGGGTTTTCCTCTGTTGAAACTGTTTTTAGGTCAAGGTGAATCTGTTCTAGCAATTACGATTCGCTATGCCATGAGTGTCGTCCCAGGATTATTCTACGGCGCGATTTTGTGGTGGTCAGTGCATCCTAAAGTCTTTAAGCCGAAGTTTCAGCGCTTCTGGATTGGATGTATTTGTCTTTCCCTAGTAATTACAATTGCCTATAACCCCAATCGGACGCTTTACTTTTTAATTCCCGACTCGATTCAACCTTGGGTGCATATTTCTCTACCGCGTCAATGGCAACACGTCAGCCAAATGCGATCGCTACTAGCACAAATTCCCCCACAGGCAAGTGTATCGGCAACGACACATATCGTGCCTCACCTTTCCAGCCGTCGCGAGATTCTGCGTCTACCAGGATTGCAGTTGCGTAATGATGCCAGGGAAGTCATTCAGGTAGAATATGCAATTGCCGACCTCTGGCAACTGCAACAGTATCAAGTTGCTTTCACGGGCGATCGCCAGCAGTTACAAGACAATGTAAAACTGATCGATCGGCTCTTTAACACTGGCGAATATGGGATTGTCGGCTTTCAAGATGGAGTCATTTTGCTGCATAAAGGTGTCACTTCACTTCCCGAAGCTACATCTGCTTGGTTGGCTTTTCGACAAAATTTGTCAAACTAG
- a CDS encoding TldD/PmbA family protein, producing the protein MPTALADTKNLLADAIAKYSHKVDYLLIRLEESQGTDIMLRGNKIETLSEGISIGGQVRACYKGGWGLSSFNQLSEFNSRIEEAIAAARIVGNDETLLADIEPVQATCFVPLTGTDPRHVPLAQKKELCDRYGEILKSASDRITTTSVRYGDICQRVIIASSEGTLIDQSWVDMEMRFAATARDGDTVQTGRETTGSRKAYEDLVSLDAQVQSAAQRAIAALSLPSVKGNTYTVAIDPILSGLFVHEAFGHLSEADMAYENPDLLEVMSMGRRFGPKELQIFDGAAPQGHRGSYFYDDEGTPATTTQLIQDGVLVGRLHSRETAGKLGETPTGNARCLSYHYAPIVRMTNTWIERGTTPVADLFTDIKEGVYARNWLGGMTNGEMFTFSAGEAWLIRNGKLAEPVRDVTLSGNVFQTLADIEAIGDDFYWDESGGCGKGGQNGLPVGCGGPSLRIRNVIVGGEAY; encoded by the coding sequence ATGCCTACTGCGCTTGCCGATACCAAAAACTTGCTCGCTGATGCGATCGCTAAGTACTCTCATAAAGTTGATTATTTACTCATTCGCCTCGAAGAGTCCCAGGGAACAGATATTATGCTGCGGGGCAATAAGATAGAAACATTGAGCGAAGGAATTTCTATCGGCGGACAAGTTCGCGCGTGCTACAAAGGCGGTTGGGGATTGAGTAGTTTTAATCAGTTATCCGAGTTCAACTCTCGCATCGAAGAAGCGATCGCGGCAGCACGAATTGTAGGTAATGATGAAACCCTGCTAGCAGATATAGAACCAGTGCAAGCTACCTGCTTTGTCCCCTTGACAGGAACCGATCCGCGTCACGTTCCGCTAGCACAAAAAAAGGAATTGTGCGATCGCTATGGCGAAATTCTCAAAAGCGCGAGCGATCGAATTACCACTACGTCAGTCCGGTACGGCGACATTTGCCAGCGAGTCATTATTGCCAGTTCGGAAGGAACGTTAATCGATCAATCTTGGGTGGATATGGAGATGCGCTTTGCTGCAACTGCACGCGATGGCGATACAGTCCAGACAGGTAGAGAAACCACTGGTTCTCGCAAGGCTTATGAAGATTTAGTAAGTTTGGATGCCCAAGTCCAAAGTGCAGCTCAAAGGGCTATAGCGGCTCTTTCTCTACCTTCAGTTAAAGGCAACACCTATACTGTTGCGATCGATCCGATCCTCTCTGGTTTATTCGTTCACGAAGCCTTCGGGCATCTTTCTGAAGCAGATATGGCGTATGAAAACCCCGATCTGCTAGAAGTTATGAGCATGGGACGGCGCTTTGGACCCAAGGAGCTACAAATTTTTGATGGTGCAGCACCCCAAGGACATCGTGGTAGTTACTTCTACGACGATGAAGGGACTCCAGCCACAACGACGCAATTAATTCAAGATGGCGTTTTGGTTGGTAGGCTCCATTCACGCGAAACTGCTGGCAAGTTGGGAGAAACACCCACAGGAAACGCTCGTTGTCTCAGCTATCACTACGCTCCCATCGTCCGCATGACAAACACTTGGATCGAGCGGGGGACGACACCAGTGGCAGATTTATTTACCGATATTAAAGAAGGAGTCTACGCCCGCAACTGGTTGGGAGGGATGACTAATGGTGAAATGTTTACCTTCAGCGCGGGAGAAGCTTGGCTAATCCGCAATGGTAAACTTGCCGAACCCGTGCGCGATGTTACACTGTCGGGAAATGTCTTTCAGACCCTGGCAGATATCGAGGCGATCGGAGATGATTTCTACTGGGATGAATCTGGCGGCTGTGGTAAAGGCGGGCAAAATGGTTTACCTGTTGGTTGCGGCGGTCCCAGTTTGAGAATTCGGAATGTGATTGTAGGTGGAGAAGCGTATTGA
- a CDS encoding AraC family transcriptional regulator: protein MSIADIALQVGFHDQSRFTSIFRKHTGFTPKKYRDRI, encoded by the coding sequence TTGTCTATTGCTGATATTGCTTTACAAGTTGGCTTTCACGATCAAAGTCGTTTTACGAGTATTTTTCGCAAGCATACAGGCTTTACCCCCAAAAAGTATCGCGATCGCATTTGA
- the ctpB gene encoding carboxyl-terminal processing protease CtpB — translation MQYIKRLSSLQLALFGGAIATTSFLALSPWCGSVRAALMQNSPKALVDEVWQLVAREYVDGTFNKTDWQATRQDLLSREYTNREQAYAAVRVALAKLNDPYTRFLDPKQYEALTSQTSGEVTGVGIRMELNKQNKRLTVVETIQNSPAVKAGVKAGDKIVAIDGKPTQQMDVQAASSLIRGKAGTPVTLKIERQGKSAFDLKLTRAKIELPTVTYTLKREGNKRVGYISLREFSAHASEQMQKAIQDLNRQNVNAFVLDLRDNPGGLLQAGVEISRMWLNKGSIVKTVDRQGASQEIPANQTALTQRPLVVLVNGNSASASEILAGALQDHQRAVVVGSQTFGKALVQSVHSLSDGSGLAVTVAHYYTPKGTDISHKGITPDIKIDLNDAQKRQLAANPSSIGTRQDPQYARAISVITNNSFAQFKKPLKKPQISKRVVERNQL, via the coding sequence ATGCAATATATTAAACGCCTCTCCTCCCTACAACTTGCTCTGTTTGGTGGAGCGATCGCCACTACATCATTTCTGGCGCTATCTCCCTGGTGTGGTTCTGTCCGTGCTGCACTGATGCAAAATAGCCCTAAAGCTTTAGTTGACGAAGTTTGGCAACTCGTTGCTAGAGAATATGTGGACGGCACGTTCAACAAGACAGACTGGCAAGCAACGAGACAAGATTTATTAAGTAGAGAATATACTAACCGCGAACAAGCTTACGCCGCTGTCCGAGTCGCGCTGGCTAAGCTGAACGACCCATATACTCGCTTTCTCGACCCCAAGCAGTATGAGGCTTTGACTAGCCAAACTTCAGGAGAAGTTACTGGAGTGGGGATTCGGATGGAATTAAATAAACAAAATAAGCGTTTAACTGTAGTTGAGACTATTCAAAATTCCCCTGCCGTCAAAGCGGGAGTTAAAGCTGGGGACAAAATAGTTGCAATTGATGGTAAACCAACTCAACAAATGGACGTGCAAGCTGCCTCAAGCCTAATTCGGGGCAAAGCAGGTACGCCTGTCACATTGAAAATCGAGCGGCAAGGCAAAAGTGCCTTCGACCTCAAGCTAACGCGGGCAAAAATCGAACTGCCTACAGTTACATACACGCTAAAGCGGGAGGGTAATAAGCGAGTTGGTTATATTAGCTTGCGAGAATTCAGTGCCCATGCTTCAGAGCAGATGCAAAAAGCAATTCAAGACCTCAATCGCCAGAATGTGAATGCCTTCGTTCTGGATTTACGCGATAATCCAGGTGGCTTGCTGCAAGCAGGGGTAGAAATCTCACGGATGTGGCTGAATAAAGGCTCGATCGTGAAAACAGTAGACCGACAGGGAGCTAGTCAAGAAATACCAGCCAATCAAACCGCACTGACTCAGCGCCCTCTGGTTGTTTTGGTCAATGGTAATTCTGCCAGTGCCAGCGAAATTTTAGCGGGAGCATTGCAAGATCATCAACGCGCTGTCGTAGTTGGTAGCCAAACCTTTGGTAAGGCTTTAGTCCAATCAGTCCATTCTCTGTCCGATGGTTCGGGACTAGCAGTAACAGTTGCCCATTACTACACGCCTAAAGGTACGGATATTAGTCATAAAGGCATTACACCAGATATTAAAATCGACTTGAATGACGCTCAGAAACGCCAGCTAGCCGCAAATCCTTCTTCAATTGGCACGAGACAAGACCCGCAGTACGCACGGGCAATTTCTGTAATTACCAACAACAGTTTTGCCCAATTTAAAAAACCACTTAAAAAACCGCAAATCTCAAAACGAGTCGTAGAGCGGAACCAGTTATAA
- a CDS encoding single-stranded-DNA-specific exonuclease RecJ: MNASQPQWIVPTEQPPEWFVQAVREYAPSARGFAAQLLWQRGIQAREELPGYLNPRSYQPASPFEFGQEMHLAVERLQIARDRQEKVAIWGDFDADGITSTAVLWDGLGQFFCQYTQLSYYIPNRLTESHGLNCPGIDLLARDNCKLIVTCDTGSTNIAEILYAKSLGIDVIVTDHHTLPAERPPVTAIINPRYSPSEHQLFHLSGVAVAYKLIEALYQFLPNVPQQPLEDLLDLVAIGLISDLVQLSGDCRYLAQLGIERMQQDYKQLVQQRRRPGVGRLLEMCQKSGDRPTDISFGLGPRINAVSRIQGDASFCVQLLTSGDRNLVERLAQETELANTRRKSLQKEVSQQVTQKLKSEIDLSTTSVIVLVDSQWSPGVLGLVAGQIAQETGRPTILLSTESGVGSRESGVEEKGADPAEGVILATSHQPLATLPTPALARGSARSVGNIDLYQLVKDQAHLLHRFGGHPFAAGLSIPVENIPLFTAAINQKLRQQGSALAVPSVQADLVVTVADLGRDLFLELKLLEPCGMGNPVPKLLIQNCWFENAWHRNQQDWRGNKVQYIKTDFNLRDDSTKTSFPGVWWGHYKDEIPTGRCDCIVELDYNSFKNKQRYEVRLIAVRTSDSLSLTPHSGLRPASLTPLAPQILDCRGMAIAPVDDTFTGDPSSLVVRTCPTCWDELRVWMRRSQFENKSLVLAWTAPQPVSPQQVWQQLVGIAKYLCRTGQTVTRVQLSQKLGVSDRLLGLGFTALSYLGFYVSFQDRYFQISQEVPWHIATSTNLYATDAAYLQAIDKFAQAVREEQFQRQYFSTVPLSTIQAHAAQIRVRSEE; encoded by the coding sequence ATGAACGCCTCCCAGCCGCAATGGATCGTCCCAACCGAACAGCCCCCAGAGTGGTTCGTGCAAGCAGTTAGGGAATATGCCCCTAGCGCACGAGGATTTGCGGCACAACTGTTATGGCAAAGGGGAATTCAAGCGCGAGAGGAGTTACCTGGATATCTCAATCCTCGCAGCTATCAACCTGCTAGCCCATTTGAATTTGGGCAAGAAATGCACTTAGCAGTAGAAAGATTGCAAATTGCTCGCGATCGCCAAGAAAAAGTGGCGATTTGGGGTGATTTCGATGCTGATGGTATTACTTCTACAGCGGTTTTATGGGATGGATTGGGACAATTTTTCTGTCAATATACCCAACTTTCCTATTACATCCCCAACCGCCTTACCGAGTCGCACGGGTTGAACTGCCCTGGAATCGATCTGCTTGCCCGCGATAACTGTAAGTTAATCGTGACTTGCGACACTGGTAGCACGAATATTGCAGAAATTCTCTATGCGAAATCTTTGGGCATTGATGTAATTGTCACCGACCACCATACTTTACCCGCAGAACGTCCACCTGTTACGGCAATAATTAATCCGCGTTACTCTCCTTCAGAGCATCAATTATTTCATCTATCTGGGGTCGCAGTTGCCTACAAACTTATCGAAGCTTTATATCAATTTTTACCAAATGTACCGCAACAACCATTAGAGGATTTACTCGACCTCGTCGCCATTGGGTTAATTTCCGATTTAGTACAACTGAGTGGAGATTGCCGTTATTTAGCTCAATTGGGTATCGAACGGATGCAACAGGATTACAAACAACTAGTTCAACAGCGACGGCGACCAGGAGTAGGGCGATTATTAGAAATGTGTCAGAAAAGTGGCGATCGCCCCACAGATATTTCTTTCGGTTTGGGTCCCCGCATCAATGCTGTCAGCCGAATTCAAGGTGACGCAAGCTTTTGCGTTCAATTACTGACCAGTGGCGATCGCAACTTAGTCGAGCGCCTTGCCCAAGAAACCGAATTGGCAAACACTCGTCGCAAGTCTTTACAAAAAGAAGTTTCCCAGCAAGTTACCCAAAAACTCAAGTCAGAAATCGATCTCTCCACCACTAGCGTTATCGTTCTCGTAGACTCCCAATGGTCGCCTGGAGTCTTAGGACTCGTCGCCGGACAAATTGCTCAGGAGACTGGTAGACCGACGATTTTGTTAAGTACAGAGTCGGGAGTCGGGAGTCGGGAGTCGGGAGTAGAGGAGAAGGGAGCTGACCCAGCTGAGGGAGTAATTCTAGCCACTAGTCACCAGCCACTAGCCACTCTCCCCACTCCCGCACTTGCTCGCGGTTCAGCTCGATCTGTCGGTAATATCGATTTGTACCAGTTAGTGAAAGATCAAGCGCATTTACTGCATAGGTTTGGCGGACATCCTTTTGCGGCTGGGTTAAGCATACCCGTTGAAAATATACCGCTATTTACCGCAGCAATTAACCAAAAACTCCGACAGCAGGGAAGCGCGCTCGCCGTGCCGTCCGTACAAGCAGATCTGGTGGTGACAGTAGCCGATTTAGGTAGAGATTTGTTTTTAGAACTGAAACTACTCGAACCCTGCGGTATGGGTAATCCCGTACCAAAATTGCTAATCCAAAATTGCTGGTTTGAAAATGCTTGGCATCGCAATCAGCAAGATTGGCGGGGAAATAAGGTGCAGTATATCAAAACAGATTTCAATTTGCGGGATGACTCGACTAAAACTAGTTTTCCTGGCGTGTGGTGGGGACACTATAAAGACGAGATCCCGACTGGACGCTGTGACTGTATTGTAGAACTCGACTACAACTCGTTCAAAAATAAACAACGTTACGAAGTCCGCCTCATTGCCGTCCGTACTTCCGACTCTTTATCTCTCACTCCTCACTCCGGACTTCGTCCCGCTTCGCTAACGCCCCTCGCTCCTCAAATTCTCGACTGCCGTGGTATGGCGATCGCTCCAGTTGACGATACATTTACAGGCGATCCATCCTCGCTTGTCGTGCGTACTTGTCCCACTTGTTGGGATGAGTTACGTGTCTGGATGCGGCGATCGCAGTTTGAAAATAAGTCTTTAGTTTTGGCATGGACTGCGCCTCAGCCAGTCTCACCACAACAAGTCTGGCAACAGTTAGTAGGAATTGCTAAATACCTTTGCCGTACTGGACAAACGGTGACTCGCGTGCAACTCAGTCAAAAGCTTGGAGTTAGCGATCGCCTTTTAGGATTAGGATTTACTGCTCTTTCCTACTTGGGCTTTTATGTTAGCTTTCAAGACCGCTATTTTCAAATTTCTCAAGAAGTACCGTGGCACATTGCAACATCTACAAATCTTTATGCTACCGATGCCGCTTACCTGCAAGCAATAGACAAATTTGCCCAAGCTGTCCGAGAAGAACAATTCCAACGCCAGTATTTTTCTACAGTTCCTCTCTCTACCATTCAAGCCCATGCCGCTCAAATAAGAGTGAGGAGTGAGGAGTGA
- a CDS encoding response regulator, translating into MTTKRVLVIDDEDGVREIIQFSLEAVAGWEVLPAASGSEGIDIAQAQQPDAILLDVMMPDLDGPATFQQLQANTTTCHIPTIFLTAKVRTSEQQQLLDLGVAGTIAKPFKAQELVAQIRDILQWSE; encoded by the coding sequence ATGACTACTAAGCGCGTACTAGTTATTGATGATGAAGATGGTGTCAGAGAAATTATCCAATTCAGTCTCGAAGCAGTAGCAGGGTGGGAGGTTTTGCCAGCAGCTTCTGGTAGTGAAGGCATAGACATAGCTCAAGCTCAACAACCTGATGCGATTCTACTAGATGTTATGATGCCAGACTTAGATGGACCCGCAACATTTCAGCAACTACAGGCAAATACTACTACTTGTCATATTCCCACAATCTTTCTCACTGCCAAGGTCAGAACCAGCGAACAACAGCAATTACTTGATTTAGGCGTAGCGGGTACGATCGCCAAACCTTTCAAAGCCCAAGAATTGGTAGCACAAATCCGCGATATCCTGCAATGGAGTGAATAA
- a CDS encoding IS5 family transposase (programmed frameshift) — protein MSRKAYKSDLTDREWQIIEPLIPPVRPGGHPRTVDMREVVNAIFYLLKTGCAWEMLPHDFPPYSTVYYYFRRWQKRGIWQQINLALREQVRMKLGKSHQATAAIVDSQSVKTTRKKGEVSGFDGGKLVKGRKRHVVVDPQGLLMGVVITEANASERLGAIVALLEECYNSKSLELIWADSGYSGENFAQAVMVVCGAEVEIVKRITDGFEVLPRRWVVERTFGWLGRYRRLSKDYELLPEISESMVYAAMVRLMLRRLAA, from the exons ATGAGTAGAAAAGCTTACAAAAGTGATTTAACCGATCGAGAATGGCAAATCATTGAACCATTAATTCCACCTGTAAGACCAGGAGGACATCCACGTACTGTGGATATGCGTGAGGTAGTAAATGCCATCTTTTATTTGCTGAAAACTGGCTGTGCTTGGGAGATGCTACCACATGACTTCCCACCCTATTCAACGGTTTATTATTACTTTCGGCGTTGGCAAAAACGAGGAATTTGGCAGCAGATAAATCTTGCCTTACGTGAACAAGTACGGATGAAGCTGGGCAAATCTCATCAAGCTACTGCTGCAATTGTGGATAGCCAGTCCGTAAAAACGAC ACGGAAAAAAGGGGAAGTATCCGGCTTTGATGGCGGCAAGCTAGTTAAAGGTCGCAAACGCCATGTCGTAGTAGATCCTCAAGGACTACTAATGGGTGTAGTAATCACCGAAGCTAATGCTTCAGAACGATTAGGAGCAATAGTGGCATTGCTAGAAGAGTGCTATAACTCTAAGTCTTTAGAGCTAATTTGGGCAGATAGTGGCTACAGTGGAGAGAATTTTGCACAAGCTGTAATGGTAGTCTGCGGTGCAGAAGTAGAAATAGTTAAGCGGATTACAGATGGGTTTGAAGTTTTGCCCAGAAGATGGGTAGTTGAACGAACTTTTGGCTGGCTAGGACGCTATCGACGACTAAGTAAGGATTATGAACTCCTACCGGAAATAAGTGAATCTATGGTCTACGCTGCTATGGTACGGCTGATGCTGAGACGACTAGCTGCTTGA
- a CDS encoding IS4 family transposase codes for MEQAIAKTKVCEQRKRSLPAQLVICLVIAMSLWSRDSMRDVLKNLIDGLSEAWVKVGKYWRVFCKSAITQARQRLSPRVMSQLFHQLVRPMASTDTKGAFLNGLRIVVIDRTCFDLPDSDENARVFGRPSSRPGTQAAFPKLRLVILVEAGTHLIFDALMCPYRIGERVRALRLLRSVSSGMLLMWDRGLHSYAMVQATVTTGSDYLGRIPANVKFLCEEPLADGSYLSWIYPPAKFRSKACQPIQVRVIEYTIGNTDNPEEQLRYRLITSLLELEKFPAQLLAIEYHQRWEVENTIDELKVHLSGRKTHIRSQKPREVVQEVYGWLLGHWAVRLLMFQAAKSAGITPLRLSFTGTLRVIRRAIPKFQRLQSQELPFF; via the coding sequence ATCGAGCAAGCGATCGCTAAAACTAAAGTTTGTGAACAACGTAAACGCTCGTTACCAGCACAATTGGTAATTTGTTTGGTAATTGCGATGAGTCTGTGGTCACGAGATTCGATGAGAGATGTGCTGAAAAACTTAATTGATGGGCTGAGCGAAGCATGGGTGAAAGTGGGGAAATACTGGCGAGTTTTTTGTAAATCAGCAATAACGCAAGCCCGACAACGATTAAGTCCAAGGGTGATGAGTCAATTGTTCCATCAACTGGTGCGACCAATGGCTAGCACCGATACCAAAGGAGCATTTCTCAATGGATTGCGAATTGTGGTAATTGATCGGACTTGCTTCGATCTGCCAGACAGCGATGAAAATGCGAGAGTTTTTGGTCGTCCGAGCAGCCGTCCTGGCACACAAGCCGCATTTCCCAAACTGCGATTAGTCATTTTGGTAGAAGCAGGAACACATTTAATCTTTGATGCATTGATGTGTCCATATCGAATAGGAGAACGAGTGCGGGCATTAAGATTATTACGCTCCGTGAGTTCAGGGATGTTGTTGATGTGGGACAGAGGGTTACATTCTTATGCAATGGTGCAAGCAACTGTCACAACTGGTAGCGATTATTTAGGAAGAATTCCCGCAAATGTCAAGTTTTTGTGCGAAGAACCACTGGCGGATGGTTCTTATCTGAGTTGGATTTATCCACCTGCTAAATTCCGCTCAAAAGCTTGCCAGCCCATACAAGTCCGAGTGATTGAATACACAATTGGTAATACCGACAACCCAGAGGAACAACTAAGATATCGCTTAATTACCAGCTTATTGGAATTGGAGAAATTTCCGGCTCAACTACTGGCGATTGAATATCATCAACGCTGGGAAGTAGAAAATACTATTGATGAACTCAAAGTACATTTATCAGGACGAAAAACTCATATTCGCTCTCAAAAACCGCGTGAAGTTGTGCAGGAAGTTTACGGGTGGTTGTTAGGACACTGGGCTGTGCGGTTATTGATGTTTCAAGCTGCAAAGAGCGCGGGTATCACTCCTTTGCGTCTGAGTTTCACTGGGACATTGCGAGTTATTCGTCGTGCTATCCCGAAATTTCAACGCTTGCAATCACAAGAACTCCCCTTTTTTTAA
- a CDS encoding VOC family protein: MVLNCTDSLVTLATQNFELLVNFYQQFLEQTPLDRIPNIYAEFQISGLRLGIFKPKTSNQAEFINSTQNSMSLCLEVKDLEAAIAHLTTIGYPPPGQIVRASHGREIYAYDPDGNRIILHQAKN, encoded by the coding sequence ATGGTGTTAAATTGCACGGACTCATTAGTCACGTTAGCAACTCAAAATTTTGAATTGCTAGTCAACTTTTATCAGCAATTTCTAGAGCAAACTCCGCTCGATCGAATTCCTAATATTTATGCAGAATTTCAGATATCAGGTTTGCGTTTGGGCATATTTAAACCTAAAACATCAAACCAAGCAGAATTTATTAACTCAACTCAAAACAGCATGAGTTTGTGTTTAGAAGTCAAAGATCTAGAAGCAGCGATCGCCCATCTCACAACAATTGGCTATCCCCCACCAGGGCAAATTGTTAGAGCCTCTCACGGCAGAGAAATTTACGCTTACGATCCTGATGGTAATCGGATTATATTACATCAGGCAAAAAACTAG
- a CDS encoding 4a-hydroxytetrahydrobiopterin dehydratase, whose amino-acid sequence MSNSQMSNSQLSEAELKKALGELSGWSIEAGKLHRQYQFKSFVEAFGFMSSLALVAESMGHHPEWFNVYNRVTIDLTTHDAGGITAKDVELARQANQLAK is encoded by the coding sequence ATGAGCAATTCTCAAATGAGTAACTCTCAACTGTCTGAAGCAGAATTGAAAAAAGCTTTGGGAGAATTGAGTGGCTGGAGTATAGAAGCCGGAAAGCTTCACCGTCAGTATCAGTTCAAGTCTTTTGTAGAAGCTTTTGGCTTTATGTCGAGTTTGGCTCTAGTTGCCGAGTCAATGGGTCATCATCCAGAGTGGTTTAATGTTTACAATCGCGTTACGATCGATCTAACCACTCATGATGCTGGTGGAATTACAGCCAAAGATGTAGAACTTGCCCGTCAAGCAAATCAGTTGGCGAAATAA
- a CDS encoding Precorrin-3B methylase, with amino-acid sequence MTKEKPLSEAALIKEVCRRIRVARSYWDAHNNAACRGERDRALALYNTLTPEQKDQIPQVLRVWLRYRSEKYFGSHRTPTRSKVKSQKSEIRSQN; translated from the coding sequence ATGACTAAGGAAAAACCTTTATCAGAAGCAGCACTCATCAAAGAGGTTTGTCGGCGAATTCGCGTTGCTAGAAGCTACTGGGATGCTCATAATAATGCTGCTTGTCGTGGCGAACGCGATCGCGCTTTAGCGCTCTACAATACTCTCACGCCGGAGCAAAAAGACCAAATTCCACAAGTTTTAAGAGTTTGGTTGCGTTATCGCAGTGAAAAGTATTTCGGTTCCCACAGAACCCCAACCCGCTCGAAAGTTAAAAGTCAAAAGTCAGAAATCAGAAGTCAAAACTAA